Proteins encoded together in one Lysinibacillus sp. FSL K6-0232 window:
- a CDS encoding LysE family translocator, with amino-acid sequence MELSTIFAFLGAAIILTLMPGPDNLFVLAQSITQDKIAGIATSLGLCTGLLVHISAAVLGISAMMYQSTVIFSIVKFAGAAYLLYLAWQSFRAKEDALSLQQQSIQAYKKLYKKGIFMNILNPKVSLFFLALLPQFVDPSQGHVAWQMLLLGIVFLVQALILFSLFSIFAGKVRQVIIGKPTIAKRLNIVQGMLFTFIGIQIALSKQ; translated from the coding sequence TTGGAACTCTCTACAATATTCGCATTTTTAGGAGCTGCGATTATTTTAACGCTAATGCCAGGGCCAGATAATTTATTTGTCCTTGCTCAAAGCATTACACAGGATAAAATAGCTGGTATTGCCACATCACTTGGGCTTTGTACGGGATTGCTTGTTCATATTAGCGCAGCAGTGCTTGGTATTTCTGCCATGATGTATCAATCCACGGTTATTTTTTCGATTGTAAAGTTCGCAGGAGCAGCGTACTTATTGTACTTAGCTTGGCAATCGTTTCGCGCGAAGGAAGATGCCCTGTCATTGCAACAACAAAGCATACAAGCCTATAAGAAGCTCTATAAAAAAGGCATTTTCATGAATATATTAAATCCAAAGGTATCGTTATTTTTCTTAGCGCTCTTGCCACAGTTTGTCGATCCGTCACAGGGGCATGTGGCTTGGCAGATGCTATTATTGGGTATTGTATTTTTAGTGCAGGCACTTATATTATTTTCATTGTTTAGTATATTTGCGGGTAAAGTACGACAAGTTATTATTGGTAAGCCAACAATAGCAAAACGCTTAAATATTGTGCAAGGTATGTTATTTACATTTATCGGTATACAAATTGCATTAAGTAAACAGTAG
- a CDS encoding SDR family oxidoreductase: MRLAGKVAIVTGAASGMGKAIAEGYAKEGAKVVVSDLNLEGAQAVVEGIEAAGGAAFAIQTNVASTEDLQRLFDETKTNYGQLDILVNNAGIMDGMEPVGEISDERWDKVFAVNTTAVMRAMRMATDIFLTQGHGVFVNNISAGGLYGARAGAAYTASKHAVVGLTKNTAFMYADKNIRCNGIAPGAVMTNIASTMTNISEAGAARQALGLSLNPRAGQPEEIAQLAIFLGSDEASFVNGQVIAIDGGWTAY; the protein is encoded by the coding sequence ATGAGATTAGCAGGAAAAGTAGCTATTGTGACAGGTGCGGCTTCAGGAATGGGCAAAGCCATTGCGGAAGGGTATGCTAAAGAAGGTGCTAAGGTTGTTGTATCGGACTTAAATTTAGAGGGTGCTCAAGCAGTTGTAGAAGGTATTGAAGCGGCTGGAGGAGCAGCATTTGCGATTCAAACAAATGTCGCATCAACAGAAGACTTACAACGTTTATTTGATGAAACAAAAACGAACTATGGTCAATTAGATATATTAGTCAATAATGCAGGCATTATGGATGGTATGGAGCCAGTTGGTGAAATTTCTGATGAGCGCTGGGATAAAGTGTTTGCGGTGAATACAACGGCGGTTATGCGCGCCATGCGGATGGCTACAGACATTTTCCTCACGCAGGGGCATGGTGTTTTTGTGAATAATATTTCTGCTGGTGGCTTGTATGGTGCACGTGCAGGTGCTGCTTACACAGCCTCTAAGCATGCGGTTGTAGGGCTAACAAAAAATACAGCCTTTATGTATGCGGATAAAAATATTCGCTGCAACGGAATTGCACCGGGGGCAGTTATGACAAATATCGCCTCTACGATGACAAATATTAGTGAGGCAGGAGCTGCACGTCAGGCACTTGGTCTATCCCTTAATCCTCGTGCTGGGCAGCCAGAAGAAATTGCGCAATTAGCGATTTTCCTTGGCTCTGATGAAGCAAGCTTTGTCAACGGACAAGTGATCGCCATAGACGGTGGCTGGACAGCGTATTAA
- a CDS encoding DUF1835 domain-containing protein, whose translation MAILHITLSLATQGSMKLAIRQHHLQRSEAVLNIHDIFSIGPLENMEERKSWLASHIFREQEDQQLYDDLYANWQKKIANVPCDVDVWIWYSQNAHEQIGLRYVISEFVNKCNMVYGVDATEGLQRLQANTDIRYTGELSSEMLMRLRADAKRFSIPMCQRLAKEWEELKRYPSTLRLWDQGIVHVEENALDAMLLSAVQELHQQHQQEWIELMHIIGAAYDTFHDYISEEFLINRIMMLNKQGSLQVEGDLTDIHACRVKYMEA comes from the coding sequence ATGGCTATTTTACATATTACCTTAAGCTTAGCGACTCAGGGCTCCATGAAGCTTGCCATACGTCAACATCATTTACAGCGCAGTGAAGCAGTTTTAAATATTCATGATATTTTCTCGATTGGTCCGCTTGAAAACATGGAAGAACGCAAAAGCTGGTTAGCTTCCCATATTTTTAGAGAGCAGGAGGACCAGCAGCTATATGATGATCTTTATGCAAACTGGCAGAAAAAAATTGCGAATGTGCCATGTGATGTAGATGTATGGATTTGGTATAGCCAAAATGCCCATGAACAAATCGGATTGCGCTATGTGATAAGCGAGTTTGTCAATAAATGCAATATGGTCTATGGCGTTGATGCCACAGAGGGCTTGCAGCGTCTACAAGCAAATACAGATATTCGTTATACAGGTGAGCTATCATCTGAGATGCTGATGAGGCTTCGCGCTGATGCCAAGCGCTTTTCGATTCCAATGTGTCAGCGTCTTGCCAAGGAATGGGAGGAGCTAAAGAGATATCCAAGCACATTGCGTCTATGGGATCAGGGGATTGTCCATGTGGAGGAAAATGCGCTGGATGCGATGCTGTTATCCGCCGTACAGGAGTTACATCAACAGCATCAGCAGGAATGGATTGAGCTTATGCATATAATTGGTGCAGCCTATGATACATTCCATGATTATATTAGTGAGGAATTTTTAATAAATCGTATTATGATGTTAAATAAGCAAGGCTCTTTACAGGTGGAGGGAGATTTAACGGATATTCATGCTTGCCGTGTAAAATATATGGAGGCATAG
- a CDS encoding sodium:proton antiporter: MAVSDIVTRYEDEHGQVYYKMKSHNIEVKATQNAGLAPVITYWMEGREITDSIRDLRFSPRPPDSYIQDYEEFQAMLYTKEQRAINQLYEQMSIKPKNMSSAKQVLWSFFVMILAMLPLLIAIWWLRS, translated from the coding sequence TTGGCAGTTAGCGATATTGTGACACGATACGAGGATGAGCATGGTCAGGTTTATTATAAGATGAAATCACATAATATTGAGGTAAAAGCAACACAAAATGCAGGTTTAGCCCCTGTTATTACCTATTGGATGGAGGGTCGGGAAATTACGGATTCCATTCGTGATTTACGCTTTAGTCCGCGCCCTCCAGATAGTTATATTCAAGATTATGAGGAATTTCAGGCAATGCTTTATACAAAAGAACAGCGTGCCATTAATCAGCTTTATGAACAAATGAGCATTAAACCGAAAAATATGTCTTCCGCTAAACAAGTTCTTTGGAGCTTCTTTGTGATGATATTAGCCATGCTACCACTTCTCATCGCCATTTGGTGGCTTCGATCCTAA
- a CDS encoding alpha/beta hydrolase, which yields MKLTKPEPLTIEGGKKAVLLLHGFTGSTKDVKKLGEFLSKRGYTVHAPIYSGHGVEPEALLETKPEDWWNDAVKGYKFLQEKGYKEIAVVGISLGGVFSLKVAEKFPVKACVAMCAPITRDNSKGLFTRLYHYARLYKHFENKSKDQIISELHELRISPKDSLDGVTRLTEETRKELSEIHAPTLVLQGALDDDLYQESAPFILNTVDTDDKEIIWYENSGHIITLDKERDKVYEDVYKFLDHVEWSVAN from the coding sequence ATGAAGTTGACAAAACCAGAACCTTTAACAATTGAAGGCGGCAAAAAAGCCGTATTATTACTGCATGGATTTACAGGTAGCACAAAAGATGTAAAAAAGCTAGGGGAATTTTTATCCAAGCGAGGGTATACTGTACATGCACCTATTTACAGTGGACATGGTGTAGAACCTGAAGCATTATTAGAAACAAAACCAGAGGACTGGTGGAACGATGCTGTGAAAGGTTACAAATTTTTACAAGAAAAAGGCTACAAAGAAATCGCTGTTGTAGGGATTTCACTTGGAGGGGTATTCTCATTAAAAGTGGCAGAGAAGTTCCCGGTAAAAGCTTGTGTTGCGATGTGTGCACCGATTACACGTGATAACTCTAAAGGCTTATTTACACGTTTATATCATTATGCTCGTTTATATAAACATTTTGAAAATAAATCAAAGGATCAAATTATTTCAGAGTTGCACGAGCTACGTATTTCACCAAAGGACTCATTAGATGGTGTGACACGTTTAACAGAGGAAACACGTAAAGAATTATCAGAAATTCATGCACCAACATTAGTGCTTCAAGGTGCATTAGACGATGATTTATACCAAGAAAGCGCACCTTTTATTTTAAATACTGTGGACACAGATGACAAGGAAATTATTTGGTATGAAAACTCTGGACATATTATCACATTGGATAAAGAGCGTGATAAAGTGTACGAGGATGTTTATAAATTTTTAGACCATGTGGAATGGTCTGTTGCAAACTAA
- a CDS encoding LysR family transcriptional regulator — translation MEWQQLEYFVTVAKLEHMTRAAEALAISQPALSRSISKLEEELGVPLFDRQGRSIMLNRYGELFLYRVQRMRKEYEKAVLELQELNNPEFGDVSLGFLHTLGTSIVPDLIRAFRQKHPRIHFHFTQNYSHSQVKQLLAGELDLCLIAAIDTEPPVCWQELWRDELFIIVPIDHPMAHRKSIKMKELEHENFILMKKGYALRRTADRLLQAAGIKPNITYEGDEVSTIAGFVGAGLGVSLLPDDEDFNPKKIVKIHVDDMICERIIGMAWVDNRYLSPSARQFQQFVFDFYEQKNASL, via the coding sequence ATGGAGTGGCAGCAATTAGAATATTTTGTCACTGTTGCAAAACTAGAGCATATGACACGAGCTGCGGAAGCATTAGCGATTTCACAGCCTGCCCTCAGTCGTTCAATTTCTAAGCTAGAGGAAGAATTAGGTGTGCCGCTTTTCGACCGACAGGGACGTTCCATTATGCTCAATCGCTATGGTGAGCTATTTTTATATCGCGTACAGCGAATGCGTAAAGAATATGAAAAGGCTGTTTTAGAATTACAGGAGCTCAATAATCCAGAGTTTGGGGATGTGTCACTCGGTTTTTTACATACACTTGGGACGAGTATTGTACCAGACTTGATTCGTGCCTTTCGTCAAAAGCACCCCCGTATCCACTTTCACTTTACACAAAACTATTCACATTCACAGGTAAAGCAATTGCTCGCTGGTGAGCTAGACCTTTGTTTAATTGCGGCAATTGATACGGAGCCACCTGTTTGCTGGCAGGAGCTATGGCGTGATGAGCTTTTTATTATCGTGCCCATTGACCATCCAATGGCACATCGTAAAAGCATTAAAATGAAGGAATTGGAGCATGAAAATTTTATTTTAATGAAAAAGGGCTATGCATTGCGTCGTACTGCTGATCGTTTGCTGCAAGCAGCAGGCATTAAGCCGAATATTACTTATGAGGGTGATGAGGTTTCAACCATCGCTGGTTTTGTCGGTGCAGGTCTTGGTGTTTCACTATTGCCAGATGATGAGGACTTCAATCCGAAAAAAATTGTGAAAATTCATGTGGATGATATGATATGTGAACGTATTATTGGTATGGCTTGGGTGGATAACCGCTATTTATCACCATCTGCACGCCAATTCCAACAGTTTGTCTTTGATTTTTACGAACAAAAAAATGCCTCCTTATAA
- the brnQ gene encoding branched-chain amino acid transport system II carrier protein: protein MQQKIPFSTYAVIGTMLFGLYFGAGNLIFPIQLGQLAGTHFWFGLIGFLVTAIGLPFLGILAIGLSGSNGLRDLASRVHPVFGIVFSLALYLTIGPFFAIPRTATVPFVVGFEPYIQAQHATWLLAIFSLLFFVVVYYFSLNPAKIMDYVGKYLTPAFLIVLFILIITSIVKPMGEFQQPMGDYMDAAFMTGFKEGYNTMDALASLAFGIVVIHAIKNAGISDRKAIAKATWTSGIFAMALMMLIYGLITYMGASSIQAVGTFDNGGLIFAAVADHYFGSFGAILLALIIVLACLKTSIGLITSCSEFFHEVFPKISYKWFVFLLCFVSFTIANFGLNNIIQFAIPVLMFLYPLAIVLILLALSSSFFNNKQTVYAIAMLCTFFISLIDGYKALVDSVPGAQLGMLDAVEKLYSTILPFYDIGLGWILPALIGAAIGSLFPAKKETRAE, encoded by the coding sequence ATGCAACAAAAAATACCTTTTTCAACGTATGCAGTCATTGGAACAATGCTATTCGGACTGTATTTTGGAGCAGGCAATCTTATTTTTCCGATTCAGCTAGGTCAACTAGCAGGCACTCATTTTTGGTTTGGCTTAATTGGCTTTTTAGTGACAGCGATTGGGCTACCATTCCTTGGTATTTTAGCAATTGGCTTATCAGGCAGCAATGGCTTACGTGATTTAGCAAGCCGTGTTCATCCTGTATTTGGCATTGTCTTTTCATTAGCCCTTTACTTAACAATAGGCCCATTCTTTGCGATTCCACGTACAGCAACAGTGCCTTTTGTAGTGGGCTTTGAACCATATATTCAAGCACAGCATGCAACATGGCTACTCGCTATATTTAGCTTGTTATTTTTCGTTGTTGTTTATTATTTCTCGTTAAATCCAGCCAAAATTATGGATTATGTTGGGAAATATTTAACACCTGCTTTTTTAATTGTATTATTTATATTGATTATTACAAGCATTGTGAAGCCGATGGGGGAGTTTCAGCAACCGATGGGTGATTATATGGATGCTGCCTTTATGACAGGCTTTAAAGAGGGCTATAATACGATGGACGCCCTTGCCTCACTTGCCTTTGGGATTGTGGTGATTCATGCTATTAAAAATGCAGGTATTTCAGATCGTAAGGCAATTGCTAAAGCGACATGGACATCAGGGATATTTGCGATGGCATTAATGATGCTAATTTACGGTTTGATTACGTATATGGGCGCTTCCAGCATTCAGGCAGTAGGCACTTTTGATAATGGTGGTTTAATTTTTGCCGCAGTAGCTGACCATTATTTCGGCTCATTTGGGGCTATTTTATTGGCGCTTATTATTGTGCTTGCCTGTTTAAAGACAAGCATTGGTTTAATTACCTCCTGCAGTGAGTTCTTTCATGAGGTGTTTCCAAAAATTAGCTATAAATGGTTTGTCTTTTTATTATGCTTTGTATCCTTTACCATTGCGAACTTTGGCTTAAACAATATTATTCAATTTGCGATTCCTGTCTTAATGTTTTTATATCCGTTAGCAATCGTATTAATTTTGCTTGCTTTAAGCTCCTCGTTCTTTAACAATAAGCAAACAGTGTATGCCATCGCAATGCTGTGTACATTTTTTATTAGCCTTATAGACGGCTATAAAGCATTGGTGGACAGTGTGCCCGGAGCACAGCTTGGTATGCTAGATGCCGTGGAAAAGCTCTATTCAACAATATTGCCTTTCTATGATATTGGCTTAGGCTGGATTTTACCAGCGCTAATTGGAGCAGCGATTGGCAGCTTATTCCCAGCGAAAAAAGAAACACGCGCAGAGTAG
- a CDS encoding TetR/AcrR family transcriptional regulator, giving the protein MRTTDLRVIKTKQALHAALLTLLSQKPLEQISIAEICREAKVNRGTFYLHYEQKEGLFEEYFQEIMEDLYQCYEEPYRAVATLDTNQLDPTTIRIFHHIERFKMFYRIVFSKNVPLTYYYMLFDGIYALLKRDITAQHHLVEDIAVDYYSAYQANAIIGLIIQWYRSDFSDSISFLNQQLAAILKNMGTDG; this is encoded by the coding sequence ATGCGTACAACGGATTTACGTGTGATTAAAACAAAGCAAGCCTTGCATGCTGCTTTATTGACCTTACTTAGCCAAAAGCCATTGGAGCAAATCTCTATTGCTGAAATATGCAGGGAGGCGAAGGTAAATCGAGGAACCTTCTATTTACATTACGAGCAAAAAGAGGGGCTTTTTGAAGAGTATTTTCAGGAAATTATGGAGGATTTATATCAATGCTATGAAGAACCTTATCGTGCTGTTGCGACGCTGGATACCAATCAATTAGACCCCACTACCATTCGTATTTTCCATCATATTGAGCGCTTTAAAATGTTTTATCGTATCGTATTTTCTAAAAATGTGCCATTAACTTACTATTACATGCTATTTGATGGTATTTATGCGCTGTTAAAGCGCGATATAACAGCACAGCACCATCTGGTAGAGGATATTGCCGTTGATTATTACAGTGCTTATCAGGCAAATGCCATTATTGGGCTTATTATTCAATGGTATCGTAGTGATTTCAGCGATAGCATAAGCTTTCTTAATCAACAATTAGCAGCTATTTTAAAAAATATGGGGACTGATGGATAG